A stretch of Pseudoprevotella muciniphila DNA encodes these proteins:
- a CDS encoding phospholipase D family protein, translating to MLTYIANTAHYKEVLSRVPSVKHTLWIGTADIKDLYLETGNDIKPFLSLIALLIRRGVEVRLIHAKEPGPNFREEFDNYPVLYDRLERVLCPRVHFKMLIFDGKEAYIGSANLTGAGIGMKSDSRRNFEAGILTDDPEIVAQAMNQFDEVWMGKHCKTCKRRDFCADPIV from the coding sequence ATGCTAACCTACATAGCCAACACCGCCCACTACAAGGAAGTGCTGTCGAGGGTTCCGTCCGTGAAACATACGCTATGGATAGGCACTGCCGACATCAAGGACCTGTATCTCGAAACTGGGAATGACATCAAGCCGTTCCTCTCTCTCATCGCACTGCTCATTCGCCGCGGTGTCGAAGTACGTCTGATTCATGCAAAAGAACCCGGACCGAACTTCCGCGAAGAATTCGACAACTACCCGGTGCTCTACGACCGCCTCGAGCGCGTGCTCTGCCCCCGTGTACATTTCAAGATGCTCATCTTCGACGGAAAGGAAGCCTACATCGGTAGCGCCAACCTCACAGGCGCCGGCATAGGAATGAAGAGCGACAGCAGACGCAACTTTGAGGCCGGCATACTGACCGATGACCCGGAAATAGTAGCACAGGCCATGAACCAGTTTGATGAAGTATGGATGGGAAAACACTGCAAAACCTGCAAACGCAGAGACTTCTGTGCAGACCCGATAGTATAG
- a CDS encoding HAD domain-containing protein, which translates to MPKKIIFLDFDGVLNTEHYQNLLCYKGEPCQDEYGTLFDPDAVEQLRRIVEATNADIVVSSSWKILGLKAMQTLWDARRMPGKVIDITPSAASDNWLLTADLDDLDPATWQGKGMEIASWLADHAKDDARYVIIDDEHVILDSQQQHFILTNSHDGITEELADRAIYILNC; encoded by the coding sequence ATGCCCAAGAAGATAATCTTCCTCGATTTTGACGGTGTATTGAACACGGAGCACTATCAGAATTTGCTCTGTTACAAGGGCGAGCCATGTCAGGATGAGTACGGAACGCTTTTCGACCCTGATGCTGTGGAACAGTTGAGACGCATTGTTGAGGCGACGAATGCGGACATTGTAGTATCGTCCTCTTGGAAAATACTCGGTTTGAAGGCGATGCAAACACTTTGGGACGCACGCCGGATGCCCGGAAAAGTCATTGACATCACACCATCAGCCGCAAGCGACAACTGGCTGCTCACGGCGGACCTCGATGACCTCGACCCGGCAACGTGGCAAGGCAAGGGCATGGAAATAGCCTCCTGGCTGGCGGACCATGCAAAGGACGATGCGCGATATGTCATCATAGACGACGAACACGTCATCTTAGACTCCCAGCAACAGCACTTCATCCTGACAAATTCCCACGATGGCATCACAGAAGAACTGGCAGACAGGGCAATTTACATTCTGAACTGCTAA
- a CDS encoding leucine-rich repeat domain-containing protein codes for MSELTRDNFHKFGNSRDDAHIIIPSVITSIGKRAFYNCMNLEKITIPDTVKSIGNEVFFNCYSLESIVIPDSVTSMGYWMFYCCKNLKNVIIGRSVTKVAPYTFHTCKSLENVTILGSVTEIGEAAFGECTSLKTIKVPANRGDYFKTLLPEDLHDLIVEFPDGQ; via the coding sequence ATGAGCGAACTGACAAGAGACAATTTCCATAAATTCGGCAATTCAAGGGACGATGCACACATCATTATCCCAAGCGTCATCACGAGTATAGGAAAGCGCGCGTTCTATAACTGCATGAACTTGGAAAAGATTACAATCCCCGACACTGTGAAGAGTATTGGAAACGAGGTTTTCTTCAACTGCTATAGCTTAGAGAGTATTGTTATACCCGACTCTGTTACGAGTATGGGATACTGGATGTTCTATTGTTGCAAGAACTTGAAAAATGTCATCATTGGTCGTTCGGTAACTAAAGTTGCTCCCTACACGTTTCATACATGCAAAAGTTTAGAGAACGTAACTATTCTTGGCTCCGTAACAGAAATAGGGGAGGCTGCTTTTGGAGAATGCACGAGCCTGAAGACCATCAAGGTTCCAGCCAATAGGGGCGATTACTTTAAAACGCTACTCCCCGAAGATCTGCATGACTTGATAGTGGAATTCCCTGATGGTCAATAA